One Setaria viridis chromosome 7, Setaria_viridis_v4.0, whole genome shotgun sequence genomic region harbors:
- the LOC140220044 gene encoding two-component response regulator ORR1-like: MEVGGRGGVEVEEGVMRVLLVDDSPVDRRVAQLLLSSDSCAGSFHVIAVDSAKKAMEFLGLKDGKEQAIDMVLTDYCMPEMTGYDLLKAVKALNPLKPIPVIVMSSEDEPQRISRCLNAGAEDFIVKPLQSKDVQRLRNCSTARPGKPTLPCEAVAKRKPLVLPPSAIAAASPSGRRAKFVGVAMVLHSSSVELSQYFPLLLKLVVVVYAVLCVGELLHRWSSGGGCSLALWCA, encoded by the exons ATGGAAgtaggaggacgaggaggggtggaggtggaggagggggtgaTGAGGGTGCTGCTGGTGGACGACTCCCCCGTGGATCGCCGGGTGGCGCAGCTCCTGCTCAGCAGCGACTCCTGCGCCGGCTCATTCCACG TCATCGCCGTCGACAGCGCCAAGAAGGCCATGGAGTTCCTCGGCCTCAAGGACGGCAAG GAGCAGGCCATCGACATGGTGCTCACCGACTACTGCATGCCCGAGATGACCGGCTACGACCTGCTCAAGGCCGTCAAG GCGCTGAACCCCCTGAAGCCGATCCCGGTGATCGTCATGTCGTCAGAAGACGAGCCCCAGCGGATCAGCAG ATGCTTAAACGCCGGTGCTGAGGACTTCATCGTGAAGCCACTGCAGAGCAAGGACGTGCAGCGCCTCCGGAACTGCTCCACGGCGAGGCCCGGCAAGCCCACCCTGCCGTGCGAGGCCGTGGCCAAGAGGAAACCGCTGGTGCTGCCACCCtctgccatcgccgccgcgtcgccatCGGGACGGCGAGCAAAGTTCGTCGGAGTCGCCATG GTCCTGCATTCGTCGAGCGTGGAGCTGTCGCAGTACTTCCCGCTCCTGCTCAAGCTCGTCGTGGTGGTCTACGCCGTGCTGTGCGTGGGCGAGCTCCTGCACAGATGGTCGTCGGGCGGCGGCTGCTCGCTCGCCCTCTGGTGCGCCTGA
- the LOC117863114 gene encoding uncharacterized protein isoform X2, with translation MDIPAADWDACACDPADPEKFNPFLTHAFLSSLEESGSAVKETGWLPFHVVARDETGHIVGVVPLYLKSHSRGEFVFDQSWAEAYYSYGLEYYPKLQSCVPFTPVTGQRILLRSTPYRDQVFDALIKGLKSLTTKMNVSSLHITFPSEGEFSKLKDNGLLQRIGLQYHWRNRNYKSFDEFLMDLKQPKRKNIRQERKKIPAQSLQMKRLRGDEIKSSHWDTFYKFYRNTTDNHWGRPYLTREFFHLLGEKMGGNVMLVVAENDDKVVAGALNLIGGDTLFGRLWGCLPDAYFPNLHFEACYYQAIEAAIELNLSKVEAGAQGEHKIQRGYLPVTTYSCHYFSDPGFGAAIGNFLARETAQVKHVIKVLHDSGPYKENILKEFAPQQDDEM, from the exons ATGGACATCCCTGCTGCAGATTGGGATGCCTGTGCGTGTGATCCAGCTGATCCTGAAAAGTTCAACCCTTTCCTTACCCATGCATTCCTCTCAAGCTTAGAAGAATCAGGTTCTGCAGTGAAG GAAACAGGTTGGTTACCTTTCCATGTTGTTGCACGGGATGAGACTGGACATATTGTAGGTGTTGTTCCACTTTACCTAAAAAG CCATTCTAGAGGAGAGTTTGTGTTTGATCAGTCATGGGCAGAAGCTTACTACAGCTATGGCCTTGAATACTACCCGAAGCTCCAGTCTTGTGTGCCATTTACTCCAGTAACTGGCCAAAGAATATTACTTCGAAGTACACCATACCGGGATCAAGTTTTTGATGCACTAATCAAAGGTTTGAAGAGCCTGACTACCAAG ATGAATGTGTCATCATTACATATTACTTTTCCATCTGAAGGTGAATTCAGCAAATTGAAGGATAATGGGCTGTTACAAAGAATTGGGTTGCAATATCACTGGAGAAATCGGAATTACAAAAG TTTTGATGAGTTTCTGATGGATTTGAAGCAGCCCAAACGGAAGAATATCAGACAAGAACGTAAAAAG ATTCCTGCTCAAAGTTTGCAAATGAAGAGACTTCGTGGAGACGAAATAAAG AGCAGCCACTGGGACACCTTCTACAAATTCTACCGTAACACAACTGATAATCA CTGGGGCAGACCATACTTGACAAGGGAATTTTTTCACCTCTTAGGAGAAAAGATGGGGGGCAATGTTATGCTTGTTGTTGCTGAAAATGACGATAAAGTTGTTGCTGGTGCTCTTAACCTTATTGGAGGTGATACACTGTTTGGTCGGCTATGGGGATGCCTGCCAGATGCTTATTTTCCGAACTTGCATTTTGAAGCTTGCTATTATCAG GCAATTGAAGCAGCCATAGAGTTAAACCTGAGTAAGGTGGAGGCAGGTGCTCAGGGAGAGCACAAGATCCAGCGTGGTTACCTCCCAGTGACAACTTACAGCTGCCACTATTTTTCAGATCCTGGTTTTGGGGCTGCTATTGGAAATTTTCTTGCACGTGAGACGGCTCAG GTTAAACATGTTATTAAGGTCCTCCATGATTCGGGTCCATACAAGGAAAACATTCTGAAAGAATTTGCACCTCAGCAAGACGATGAAATGTAG
- the LOC140223542 gene encoding putative pentatricopeptide repeat-containing protein At5g08490, whose protein sequence is MRAHYPRLKRASYAAASACASSGNARHALHAAAAAPDHRRRGGAPLGLGAPVDQRQLGCSLGEGLRPGALELAAAIRSASALPDGGGALSLGRCLHGLAVKAGRVASSAAVAKAVMDMYGRSGDLVDARLVFDEMARPDSVCWNILITASSRGGRLEDAFGLFRSMLACGVAQSMPTAVTVAVIVPACAKGRHLQTGRSVHGYVVKTGLESDTLCGNALVSMYAKYGGSRAMDDAHRAFSSIRCKDVVSWNSIIAGYIENGLFQEALVLFSQMISQGFLPNYSTVANILPMCAFTEFGRYHGKEVHGFVVRHGLEMDISVCNALMRHYSKVFELKALESIFASMDVRDIVTWNTIIAGYVMNGYHSRALDLFQGLLSTGIPPDSVSFISLLTACAQLRDVKAGIGVHGYILRRPVLLQETSLMNALVTFYSQCDRFDDAFCSFTDILNKDLISWNAILSACANSEKRIEEFIRLLGEMSHQWDSVTVLNVIRMSAFCGIKRVREAHGWSLRVGYTGETSVANAILDAYVKCGCSQDASILFRNLAGRNIVTDNIMISCYMKNNCIEDAEVIFNHMAEKDLTSWNLMIQLYAQNDMDDQAFSLFNHLQSEGLKPDVVSITSILEACIHLCSVQLVRQCHTYMLRASLEDIHLEGALLDAYSKCGNITNAYNIFQVSPKKDLITFTAMIGCYAMHGMAEEAVELFSKMLKIDIRPDHVVLTTLLSACSHAGLVDAGIKIFKSIREIHRVEPTAEHYACMVDLLARSGRLQDAYMFALDMPPHVVNANAWGSLLGACKVHGEVEIGQLAADHLFSMEAGDIGNYVIMSNIYAADEKWDGVESVRKLMKSKDMKKPAGCSWIEVDKTRHLFIASDVKHQDRSCIYDMLGSLYQQIKDTQTQNMATVKSM, encoded by the coding sequence ATGCGCGCGCACTATCCCCGCCTCAAACGCGCGAGCTATGCAGCAGCGTCAGCCTGCGCTTCTTCCGGCAATGCGCGACACGCgctccacgcggcggcggccgctcccGATCACaggcgtcgcggcggcgcgccgctcgGGCTCGGCGCGCCGGTCGATCAGCGGCAACTCGGGTGCTCGCTCGGCGAGGGCCTCCGGCCGGGCGCGCTCGAGCTCGCCGCGGCGATCAGGTCGGCCTCGGCGCTcccggatggcggcggcgccctctcCCTCGGGAGGTGCCTCCACGGGCTCGCCGTGAAGGCCGGGCGCGtggcgagcagcgcggcggtggcgaaggCGGTCATGGACATGTACGGGAGGTCGGGGGACCTCGTGGACGCCCGCctggtgttcgacgaaatggcGCGCCCCGACTCCGTCTGCTGGAACATCCTCATCACCGCGTCCTCCCGCGGCGGGCGCTTGGAGGACGCGTTCGGTCTGTTCAGGTCGATGCTCGCTTGCGGGGTGGCCCAGAGCATGCCGACCGCGGTGACGGTGGCTGTGATTGTTCCGGCATGCGCGAAGGGGAGGCATCTGCAAACTGGCAGGAGCGTCCATGGGTACGTGGTCAAAACTGGCTTGGAATCAGATACTCTGTGTGGTAACGCACTGGTGTCAATGTATGCAAAGTATGGTGGAAGCAGGGCAATGGATGATGCACACAGAGCGTTCTCCTCGATTCGTTGTAAGGATGTTGTTTCATGGAATTCAATCATTGCAGGGTACATAGAGAATGGGTTATTTCAGGAGGCACTTGTGCTGTTCAGCCAGATGATCTCACAGGGATTTCTTCCAAATTATTCAACAGTAGCTAACATTCTTCCCATGTGCGCATTCACGGAGTTTGGGAGGTATCATGGGAAAGAAGTGCATGGTTTCGTGGTCCGGCATGGTTTGGAAATGGATATATCTGTTTGCAATGCACTGATGAGACATTATTCCAAAGTGTTTGAATTGAAGGCTTTGGAGTCAATATTTGCGAGTATGGATGTGAGGGATATCGTTACATGGAACACCATCATTGCGGGATATGTGATGAATGGGTATCACTCTAGGGCGCTAGACCTGTTTCAGGGGCTTCTGTCCACAGGAATCCCTCCTGATTCTGTTTCTTTTATCAGTCTGCTCACTGCTTGTGCTCAGTTACGTGATGTCAAAGCAGGGATTGGGGTTCACGGTTATATCCTCCGAAGGCCAGTACTTCTTCAAGAAACATCCTTAATGAATGCTCTCGTCACATTTTATAGCCAGTGTGACAGGTTTGATGATGCTTTCTGTTCTTTCACTGATATTCTGAACAAAGATTTAATATCATGGAATGCAATTCTATCTGCTTGTGCCAACAGTGAAAAACGTATTGAGGAATTCATTAGATTGTTGGGTGAAATGAGCCATCAGTGGGATTCAGTCACAGTCTTGAATGTTATACGCATGAGTGCCTTCTGCGGGATTAAGAGGGTTCGTGAAGCTCATGGCTGGTCCCTACGAGTCGGTTATACAGGTGAAACTTCAGTAGCAAATGCTATTCTGGATGCTTATGTGAAGTGTGGCTGTTCACAGGATGCAAGCATACTTTTCAGAAACCTTGCTGGGCGGAACATTGTAACTGACAATATAATGATTTCTTGCTACATGAAAAATAACTGTATAGAGGATGCTGAGGTGATCTTCAACCATATGGCTGAGAAAGACTTGACTTCATGGAATCTGATGATCCAGTTGTATGCACAAAATGACATGGATGATCAAGCTTTCAGTCTGTTTAATCACTTGCAATCTGAAGGATTGAAACCTGATGTTGTCAGCATTACAAGCATTCTTGAGGCTTGCATCCACTTGTGTTCTGTACAGCTTGTGAGACAATGCCATACCTACATGCTCAGAGCATCCCTAGAAGACATCCATCTTGAAGGGGCTCTTCTTGATGCGTACTCAAAGTGCGGCAACATAACCAATGCATACAACATCTTTCAAGTCAGCCCAAAGAAGGATCTTATCACATTCACTGCCATGATTGGATGTTATGCGATGCATGGAATGGCAGAAGAGGCAGTAGAACTGTTCTCTAAAATGCTTAAAATTGACATTAGGCCAGACCATGTAGTTCTCACCACACTGCTGTCAGCATGCAGTCATGCAGGCCTGGTTGATGCAGGCATCAAGATTTTCAAGTCCATCAGAGAGATTCACAGAGTTGAACCTACAGCTGAACACTATGCTTGTATGGTTGACCTTCTTGCCCGTAGTGGACGTCTCCAAGATGCATATATGTTTGCCTTGGATATGCCCCCTCACGTAGTCAATGCCAATGCATGGGGCTCCCTGCTAGGGGCATGCAAGGTCCATGGGGAGGTCGAAATTGGCCAACTTGCAGCTGATCACCTGTTCTCTATGGAGGCAGGGGACATCGGGAACTACGTCATTATGTCAAACATCTATGCAGCTGATGAGAAGTGGGATGGTGTTGAGAGTGTCAGGAAACTGATGAAGTCCAAGGATATGAAGAAACCTGCAGGATGCAGCTGGATTGAGGTTGATAAGACCAGGCATTTATTCATAGCCAGTGATGTTAAGCACCAAGATAGGTCTTGTATCTATGATATGTTAGGAAGTTTGTATCAGCAGATCAAAGATACGCAGACACAGAACATGGCAACGGTGAAATCTATGTGA
- the LOC117863113 gene encoding uncharacterized protein, with product MHRQKIPNSGWAAFDRKWRSADGRGDGGEGNSFPALSDFPNPASSSITGNNGPKPKPFASVVRPSVDFAAVSNGSGNKHSVNNVNNLNRGASAASDNKIKLLKDAHSWADSNLIEDVLAAVNNNVSQASDLLKAMVSPDLQTGEGRACGQLAAEMNKTHSLPSEDSRADNRNPDSSHFLPLPMNLSSIPLEPELEEFDDDYLNYRKDALRMMRAATKHSQSASNAFLRGDHVAAKELSLRAQEERAAAEKLNNKAAEEIFRLRNSNNDIWKIDMHGLHASEAVAVLERHLYMIEFQQPGNNSASTEDLAKLEAAYTESTSGSNVELAAEKVVLRRPKQAILHVITGIGKHSKGQASLPVAVRSFLIENGYRFDELRPGVFAVRPKFRRR from the exons ATGCATAGACAGAAGATCCCAAACTCTGGTTGGGCTGCATTTGATCGCAAGTGGCGCAGTGCAGATGGCAGAGGGGATGGGGGTGAGGGCAATTCATTTCCGGCACTCTCGGATTTCCCCAATCCTGCTAGCAGCTCCATTACAGGAAACAATGGGCCGAAACCAAAGCCTTTTGCTTCAGTGGTTCGCCCTTCTGTTGATTTCGCTGCTGTTAGCAATGGGAGCGGAAATAAGCATTCAGTGAATAATGTGAATAATTTGAATCGTGGTGCAAGCGCTGCATCTGATAATAAAATTAAGCTATTGAAAGATGCCCACAGTTGGGCTGACAGTAATTTAATCGAGGATGTATTGGCTGCTGTGAATAATAATGTCAGCCAAGCATCTGATTTGTTGAAAGCTATGGTCTCTCCTGACTTGCAGACAGGAGAGGGCAGAGCATGTGGCCAGCTTGCTGCTGAGATGAATAAAACTCATAGTTTACCATCAGAAGATTCTAGAGCAGACAATAGAAATCCAGATAGCTCACATTTCTTGCCGCTGCCAATGAATTTGTCCTCCATACCCTTGGAGCCTGAACTGGAAgagtttgatgatgattacttAAACTACAGGAAAGATGCATTGAGGATGATGAG AGCTGCCACAAAGCATTCCCAGTCTGCCAGCAATGCATTCTTGAGAGGTGACCACGTTGCTGCCAAGGAACTTTCTCTTAGAGCTCAGGAAGAGCGGGCGGCTGCTGAAAAGTTGAATAATAAGGCAGCAGAAGAAATATTTCGCCTCAGGAATAGCAATAATGACATCTGGAAGATAGACATGCATGGTCTACATGCATCAGAGGCTGTAGCAGTATTGGAGAGGCATCTCTACATGATAGAGTTTCAGCAACCTGGGAATAATTCAGCTTCAACTGAGGACTTAGCTAAGTTGGAAGCTGCATATACTGAATCAACCTCTGGTTCAAACGTTGAGCTTGCTGCTGAGAAGGTGGTGTTAAGGAGACCTAAGCAGGCTATCTTACATGTGATCACAG GGATCGGCAAACATAGCAAAGGGCAGGCTTCACTGCCTGTTGCAGTTAGGAGCTTCCTTATTGAGAACGG GTATCGATTTGATGAGCTGAGGCCTGGTGTTTTTGCTGTTCGTCCCAAATTCCGCCGCCGGTGA
- the LOC117863114 gene encoding uncharacterized protein isoform X1, translating to MASPAAATRHPSPTVLASTPRHRLRLHRRGYPPSKLGYQTSRLKVNALFGWLRGDTAMRELIPPAESYTLSGSASEVGAEPREVSISVASSIMDIPAADWDACACDPADPEKFNPFLTHAFLSSLEESGSAVKETGWLPFHVVARDETGHIVGVVPLYLKSHSRGEFVFDQSWAEAYYSYGLEYYPKLQSCVPFTPVTGQRILLRSTPYRDQVFDALIKGLKSLTTKMNVSSLHITFPSEGEFSKLKDNGLLQRIGLQYHWRNRNYKSFDEFLMDLKQPKRKNIRQERKKIPAQSLQMKRLRGDEIKSSHWDTFYKFYRNTTDNHWGRPYLTREFFHLLGEKMGGNVMLVVAENDDKVVAGALNLIGGDTLFGRLWGCLPDAYFPNLHFEACYYQAIEAAIELNLSKVEAGAQGEHKIQRGYLPVTTYSCHYFSDPGFGAAIGNFLARETAQVKHVIKVLHDSGPYKENILKEFAPQQDDEM from the exons atggcctcgccggcggcggcgacgcggcaccCTTCCCCCACCGTACTCGCCTCCACCCCTCGCCACcggctccgcctccaccgccgt GGATATCCACCTTCAAAACTGGGCTACCAAACATCACGGTTAAAGGTCAATGCACTTTTTGGGTGGCTTAGGGGAGACACGGCAATGCGTGAATTGATCCCTCCTGCTGAATCATATACGCTCTCAGGGTCAGCCTCAGAG GTAGGTGCGGAGCCACGTGAGGTGTCTATTTCTGTGGCTTCCTCTATCATGGACATCCCTGCTGCAGATTGGGATGCCTGTGCGTGTGATCCAGCTGATCCTGAAAAGTTCAACCCTTTCCTTACCCATGCATTCCTCTCAAGCTTAGAAGAATCAGGTTCTGCAGTGAAG GAAACAGGTTGGTTACCTTTCCATGTTGTTGCACGGGATGAGACTGGACATATTGTAGGTGTTGTTCCACTTTACCTAAAAAG CCATTCTAGAGGAGAGTTTGTGTTTGATCAGTCATGGGCAGAAGCTTACTACAGCTATGGCCTTGAATACTACCCGAAGCTCCAGTCTTGTGTGCCATTTACTCCAGTAACTGGCCAAAGAATATTACTTCGAAGTACACCATACCGGGATCAAGTTTTTGATGCACTAATCAAAGGTTTGAAGAGCCTGACTACCAAG ATGAATGTGTCATCATTACATATTACTTTTCCATCTGAAGGTGAATTCAGCAAATTGAAGGATAATGGGCTGTTACAAAGAATTGGGTTGCAATATCACTGGAGAAATCGGAATTACAAAAG TTTTGATGAGTTTCTGATGGATTTGAAGCAGCCCAAACGGAAGAATATCAGACAAGAACGTAAAAAG ATTCCTGCTCAAAGTTTGCAAATGAAGAGACTTCGTGGAGACGAAATAAAG AGCAGCCACTGGGACACCTTCTACAAATTCTACCGTAACACAACTGATAATCA CTGGGGCAGACCATACTTGACAAGGGAATTTTTTCACCTCTTAGGAGAAAAGATGGGGGGCAATGTTATGCTTGTTGTTGCTGAAAATGACGATAAAGTTGTTGCTGGTGCTCTTAACCTTATTGGAGGTGATACACTGTTTGGTCGGCTATGGGGATGCCTGCCAGATGCTTATTTTCCGAACTTGCATTTTGAAGCTTGCTATTATCAG GCAATTGAAGCAGCCATAGAGTTAAACCTGAGTAAGGTGGAGGCAGGTGCTCAGGGAGAGCACAAGATCCAGCGTGGTTACCTCCCAGTGACAACTTACAGCTGCCACTATTTTTCAGATCCTGGTTTTGGGGCTGCTATTGGAAATTTTCTTGCACGTGAGACGGCTCAG GTTAAACATGTTATTAAGGTCCTCCATGATTCGGGTCCATACAAGGAAAACATTCTGAAAGAATTTGCACCTCAGCAAGACGATGAAATGTAG
- the LOC117865170 gene encoding two-component response regulator ORR1 produces the protein MEVGGAEVEEGVTRVLVVDDSPVDRRVAQLLLSSSNSCAGSFHVIAVDSAKKAMEFLGLKDGKEQAIDMVLTDYSMPEVTGYDLLKAIKALNTLRPIPVVVMSSENEPQRISRCLNAGAEDFIVKPLQSKDVQRIVRSCSAARHKGSAPREAVAKSAPITPPPPSDHRAPVGAATASGPRGHLTGLAMVLHSSRMELSQYFPLLFKLVLLVYAVLCLGELMHRWSSGSGRSLSL, from the exons ATGGAGgtaggaggagcggaggtggaggagggggtgaCGAGGGTGCTGGTGGTGGACGACTCGCCCGTCGACCGCCGGGTGGCGCAGCTCCTGCTCAGCAGCAGCaactcctgcgccggctccttccaTG TCATCGCCGTCGACAGCGCGAAGAAGGCCATGGAGTTCCTCGGCCTCAAGGACGGCAAG GAGCAGGCCATCGACATGGTGCTCACCGACTACTCCATGCCTGAGGTGACTGGCTATGACCTTCTCAAGGCCATCAAG GCGCTGAACACCCTGAGGCCGATACCGGTGGTCGTCATGTCGTCAGAGAACGAGCCCCAGCGGATCAGCAG ATGCTTGAACGCTGGCGCCGAGGACTTCATTGTGAAGCCCCTGCAGAGCAAGGACGTCCAGCGCATAGTCCggagctgctccgccgccagGCACAAGGGCTCCGCGCCGCGCGAGGCCGTGGCCAAGAGTGCGCCGataacgccgccgccgccctccgacCACCGCGCTCCCGTCGGCGCCGCGACGGCGTCGGGCCCGCGGGGACATCTCACCGGTCTCGCGATG GTCCTGCACTCGTCGAGGATGGAGCTCTCGCAGTACTTCCCTCTGCTCTTCAAGCTCGTCCTGCTTGTGTACGCCGTGCTGTGCCTGGGCGAGCTCATGCACAGATGGTCATCAGGCAGCGGCCGCTCGCTCTCCCTGTGA